A window of Macrotis lagotis isolate mMagLag1 chromosome X, bilby.v1.9.chrom.fasta, whole genome shotgun sequence contains these coding sequences:
- the LOC141499500 gene encoding LOW QUALITY PROTEIN: vomeronasal type-1 receptor 1-like (The sequence of the model RefSeq protein was modified relative to this genomic sequence to represent the inferred CDS: inserted 2 bases in 1 codon), which produces MLINDVCIGIFFLFQIPIGILANLFLLSLYILNALPAHKLRPLNLILIQLLLANITMLVSKGNPEILQAFEIINFLDNGGCKIIFFLYRIAQGLSISFICLLCSFQAIAISSNDSILSKFIVRIIEQISIFCFICWIINTLLEIPVLIFVRGPRSITNNTYESYIVYCSIRMFIESYFIMMTLRNMICIGLVFWSSGNMIRHLHRHHQVQNFHSSDLFRTPAEVSATHTILLLMAXFYLLRSITLISLTYLDRNQNWLTISGFLSLCFPTLNPLVLLPRAPKHNLSLWTEKSIDS; this is translated from the exons ATGCTTATTAATGATGTCTGCATcggaatcttttttttattccagaTTCCAATTGGGATCCTGGCAAACttattcctcctttctctttatattttgaatGCCCTACCTGCTCATAAATTAAGGCCACTAAACTTGATTCTGATCCAACTATTACTGGCTAACATTACTATGCTGGTAAGCAAAGGAAACCCAGAAATACTGCAAGCTTTTGAGATAATTAATTTCTTGGACAATGGTGGATgcaaaatcatatttttcctttacaGAATTGCCCAGGGACTTTCAATTTCCTTCATCTGCCTTCTGTGTAGTTTTCAGGCCATCGCCATCAGTTCCAATGACTCCATACTGTCAAAATTCATAGTCAGAATTATAgaacaaatttctattttttgtttcatcTGCTGGATCATTAATACACTGTTAGAAATTCCTGTGCTAATATTTGTGAGAGGACCAAGGAGCATCACCAACAATACATATGAATCTTACATTGTGTATTGCTCAATAAGAATGTTTATAGAAAGTTACTTTATCATGATGACTCTGAGAAATATGATCTGTATAGGACTCGTGTTTTGGAGCAGTGGCAACATGATACGTCACCTGCACAGACACCACCAAGTCCAGAACTTTCATAGTTCTGACTTATTCAGAACTCCTGCAGAGGTCAGCGCTACCCACACCATTCTCTTGCTGATGGC CTTTTATTTACTTCGCTCCATCACTTTGATTTCTCTCACTTATTTAGATAGAAATCAAAACTGGTTAACCATCTCTGGGTTTCTATCTCTTTGCTTCCCAACCCTTAACCCTCTTGTGTTGCTACCTAGAGCCCCCAAGCACAACCTCAGTCTCTGGACAGAAAAAAGTATTGATTCTTGA